In Oceanotoga teriensis, the DNA window TTTTCATTTATTATATCAATACTTGCATCATAAATATTTTGAATATATAAATCTATATTTTGATATATCGATTTCATTTTATATTCTTTATTTTTATATTCAAAAGTATCTATCAAACCATCATATCCAAGACAAAAAAAGTCTTTATCGAATAAAAAATTTTTTTCTAAAAGTATTTTTGAAGTTTCTACTGCCATTTCATCACAAAGACAAAATATAGCAGTATTTTTTTCTATTTTAGTATTTTTTAAGTATTTTTTTACATTTTTTGGGTCTATTTCTGTTATTACTTCAATATTATCATCCTTGTTTGATTCTGAAAGAAATCCATCTATTCTTTTTGATATAACATCATAATTTTTTTTCATTCCAAGTATGAGATATTTTTTTGGATTAAATTTTTTTAAATATTTAAAAGCAAGTTTTCCACCATAATTGTTATCAAAATCTATATAATTAAAATCAAAGTCCATTTTTGGATTTCCGAGTACAAGATATTTTTTTTCTAACTTATTCAATTCAAAAATTCTTTTATCTTTTTTTTCTGGAGAAGCTAAAATAGTTAAATCAATTATATTTGCAGAATTTAATTTTTTTATTGAATTTATTTCACTTTGTTTTACATGTAAAGACATTATCAGGTTATAATTATTTTGTTCATATTTTTCTTGTATTTTTCCCAATAGAACTTGATAAAATTTTGATTTCACTATTGAATTTATATCATCACCAAATGAGAAAAGTATTATATTTGTATTTTTTCCTTTTAAAGCTCTTGCATTTGAACTTGGTATAAAATTGTATTCATCAACTATTTTTAAAATTTTATTTCTTGTTTTTTCA includes these proteins:
- a CDS encoding LacI family DNA-binding transcriptional regulator; the encoded protein is MINMKYIAKKAGVSPSTVSRAISNPNMVNEKTRNKILKIVDEYNFIPSSNARALKGKNTNIILFSFGDDINSIVKSKFYQVLLGKIQEKYEQNNYNLIMSLHVKQSEINSIKKLNSANIIDLTILASPEKKDKRIFELNKLEKKYLVLGNPKMDFDFNYIDFDNNYGGKLAFKYLKKFNPKKYLILGMKKNYDVISKRIDGFLSESNKDDNIEVITEIDPKNVKKYLKNTKIEKNTAIFCLCDEMAVETSKILLEKNFLFDKDFFCLGYDGLIDTFEYKNKEYKMKSIYQNIDLYIQNIYDASIDIINENKKVNKLIYPEMIL